One part of the Anaerolineales bacterium genome encodes these proteins:
- a CDS encoding C39 family peptidase codes for MRIRNIALGLLGLLVLALLVYQIPWVKERLEWRLDLAQVFVRSRLNPVGELPPPQIAVSSPVFQLTQTPMLTTPTATLQATPTPLPPSVLLPPPAHVTQGPNNCGPATLAMYLRYYGWDRDQYTISDVIKPVTADRNVNVDELDHYVRVNVGALNTLFRVNGSLELIKQLLAAGVPVMVEKGHVIEIDYLFNDDYWNGHYALVTGYDDATQEFIFQDSYNGPDQRMGYEEFDMWWQHFNRVYNLVFRPDQSEVVQAILGDDWDASVNRQNALVASQEEVQQQPDNAYAWFNLGMNQVNLADYANAAVSFDQARVIGWPMRMLRYQFGPFFAYYHTNRLEDLQKLVDYALVITPNSEEVLIWRGWLMQKQGDHAGMLEQFNLARAANPNSSYVELAFSSINQ; via the coding sequence ATGCGTATTCGTAACATTGCTCTTGGTTTGCTCGGCCTGCTGGTCCTGGCCTTGCTGGTGTATCAGATCCCCTGGGTCAAAGAACGTTTGGAATGGCGCCTGGACCTGGCGCAGGTCTTCGTGCGCAGCCGCCTCAACCCCGTCGGCGAGCTGCCGCCGCCCCAGATCGCGGTCAGCAGCCCGGTTTTCCAGCTCACGCAAACTCCCATGCTGACCACCCCCACCGCAACCCTACAGGCCACCCCAACCCCGCTGCCACCCAGCGTGTTGCTTCCGCCGCCTGCGCACGTTACCCAGGGCCCAAACAACTGCGGCCCGGCCACATTAGCCATGTACTTGCGCTATTACGGGTGGGATCGGGACCAATACACCATTTCAGATGTCATCAAGCCAGTCACTGCCGACCGCAATGTCAATGTGGATGAGTTGGATCATTACGTGCGCGTGAACGTTGGCGCGCTCAATACGCTCTTCCGCGTCAACGGCAGCCTGGAGCTGATCAAGCAACTGCTCGCCGCTGGCGTTCCGGTCATGGTTGAAAAAGGCCACGTCATCGAGATCGACTATCTTTTCAACGATGACTACTGGAACGGGCACTATGCCCTGGTGACCGGCTATGACGATGCCACGCAGGAATTTATCTTCCAGGATAGCTACAACGGCCCTGACCAGCGCATGGGCTACGAAGAATTTGACATGTGGTGGCAGCACTTCAACCGGGTCTATAACCTGGTGTTCCGGCCTGACCAGTCCGAGGTGGTGCAGGCTATCCTCGGCGATGATTGGGATGCCAGCGTCAATCGCCAGAATGCACTGGTTGCCTCACAAGAAGAAGTGCAGCAGCAGCCGGATAATGCTTATGCCTGGTTCAATCTGGGCATGAACCAGGTCAATCTTGCCGATTATGCCAACGCGGCCGTCTCCTTTGACCAGGCCCGCGTGATCGGGTGGCCCATGCGCATGCTGCGCTATCAGTTTGGGCCCTTCTTTGCCTACTATCACACCAACCGCTTGGAAGACCTGCAGAAATTGGTGGACTATGCGCTGGTCATCACCCCCAACTCAGAAGAAGTGTTGATCTGGCGCGGCTGGCTGATGCAAAAGCAGGGCGACCATGCCGGTATGCTTGAACAATTCAACCTGGCCCGCGCCGCCAACCCCAACTCCAGCTACGTCGAGCTGGCCTTCAGCTCCATAAACCAGTAG
- the hrcA gene encoding heat-inducible transcription repressor HrcA, which produces MTPQPLSERQKLILGLIVQDYVESTQPVGSKRLLDQYALDFSSATIRNDMAELTEAGYLRQPHTSAGRVPTEEGFRFFVGELMARQELPASLKHTISHQFYQARHETQQWMKLAASVLANQSRAASLITAPQTQSARFKHLELILTTGRQVLMVLVLENGLIRQQMLALKDSVDQERLSSMAAKLNQHLRGATLDTVLPPAPEMGELAGEIYKLVHAELQNTQSPLTGEVLQDGLTNVLAQPEFSDADSAQRALRVFEERPMLADLLAQTLMNSEIGGVQVLIGGEGRWEELNDFSLVLARYGTPNAASGYLGVLGPIRMSYGRAVSTVDYVAGLLSGMMAETMSTQD; this is translated from the coding sequence ATGACACCGCAACCACTCAGTGAACGCCAGAAGCTGATCCTGGGCCTGATCGTCCAGGATTATGTCGAGAGCACCCAGCCAGTCGGCTCCAAACGCCTGCTGGATCAATATGCGCTCGACTTCAGCTCGGCCACCATCCGCAATGACATGGCCGAGCTTACCGAGGCTGGCTACCTACGCCAGCCGCACACCTCGGCTGGCCGCGTGCCCACCGAAGAAGGCTTCCGCTTCTTCGTCGGCGAGCTCATGGCCCGCCAGGAGCTGCCGGCCTCCCTCAAGCACACCATCAGCCACCAGTTCTACCAGGCCCGCCACGAGACCCAGCAGTGGATGAAGCTGGCCGCCTCCGTACTGGCCAACCAGTCCCGCGCCGCCTCGCTCATCACCGCCCCGCAGACCCAGTCGGCGCGCTTCAAGCACCTCGAGCTCATTCTGACAACCGGCCGGCAGGTACTGATGGTGCTGGTGCTGGAGAACGGCCTCATTCGCCAACAGATGCTGGCCCTCAAAGATTCCGTAGACCAGGAGCGCCTCAGTAGCATGGCTGCCAAGCTTAATCAGCACCTGCGCGGCGCCACCCTGGATACGGTGCTGCCGCCCGCGCCCGAAATGGGCGAGCTGGCTGGCGAGATCTACAAGCTGGTGCATGCCGAGCTCCAGAACACGCAGAGCCCGCTCACCGGCGAGGTGTTGCAGGACGGCCTGACCAACGTGCTGGCCCAGCCAGAGTTCAGCGATGCGGATTCGGCCCAGCGCGCCCTGCGCGTGTTCGAGGAGCGCCCCATGCTGGCCGATTTGCTGGCGCAGACCTTGATGAACAGCGAGATCGGTGGCGTGCAAGTGCTTATCGGCGGCGAAGGCCGCTGGGAAGAGCTGAATGACTTTTCGCTGGTTCTGGCGCGCTACGGCACGCCCAACGCCGCCAGCGGCTACCTCGGTGTGCTTGGCCCCATTCGCATGTCGTACGGTCGCGCCGTTTCCACCGTTGACTATGTTGCCGGCTTGCTCAGCGGCATGATGGCCGAAACCATGAGTACACAGGACTGA